The following proteins are encoded in a genomic region of Comamonas resistens:
- a CDS encoding Mpo1 family 2-hydroxy fatty acid dioxygenase → MRILVCGSPALVDQLSSYADYHRDPRNIFTHYIGVPMIMWAVVILLARVQWGLLAGVPLSLALVAASAAAVYYCRLDLRYGLFMTALLATMLALAIPIAAQSSALWLAWGLGLFGVGWVIQFIGHYYEGRKPAFFDDVMGLVIGPLFVVAELSFAMGLRKPLQAEIERRSGPVRRRELAGA, encoded by the coding sequence TTGCGCATCCTTGTTTGCGGAAGTCCTGCCCTAGTCGATCAGCTCTCCAGCTATGCGGACTACCACCGCGATCCGCGCAACATCTTCACGCATTACATCGGTGTGCCCATGATCATGTGGGCTGTCGTCATCTTGCTGGCGCGCGTGCAGTGGGGGCTGCTGGCCGGTGTGCCGCTGTCACTGGCCCTGGTGGCCGCCTCGGCGGCTGCGGTCTACTACTGCAGGCTCGATCTGCGTTACGGCTTGTTCATGACGGCGCTGCTCGCGACCATGCTGGCTCTGGCCATACCGATTGCCGCGCAGTCCTCGGCGCTCTGGCTGGCGTGGGGGCTGGGCCTGTTTGGCGTGGGCTGGGTGATCCAGTTCATCGGTCACTATTACGAGGGGCGCAAGCCCGCATTTTTTGACGATGTGATGGGGCTGGTGATAGGCCCGCTGTTCGTGGTGGCGGAATTGAGCTTTGCCATGGGGCTGCGCAAGCCGCTGCAA
- a CDS encoding Crp/Fnr family transcriptional regulator has translation MQPTQAPLPQSGLAPTRKRSLPATSANDLWAIVQAGRWFRALPPELVQELQRMARPRFLAPGEWLFRRGDAPCGIYAVARGSLNISGTASLQEQTRTALLTLVEPPMWLGEIALFDGEPRTHDAHANTACALLQVPIAPLRDWLDVHPHHWRSMALLLTDKLRASLTALEEQTVLPAPQRLMCRLVQMAQGHDQWADRLRTHRELAVSQEQLARMLGLSRQTTNQILQDLQQAGWLQVRRGRLEVLDLPALRDAAAFGQTRAPTG, from the coding sequence ATGCAACCGACACAAGCTCCTCTCCCGCAGTCCGGGCTGGCTCCCACGCGCAAGCGCAGTCTTCCCGCCACCTCTGCCAATGACCTCTGGGCCATCGTCCAGGCGGGTCGCTGGTTCCGTGCACTGCCACCCGAGCTGGTCCAGGAGTTGCAGCGCATGGCCAGACCCCGTTTTCTGGCACCTGGCGAATGGCTGTTTCGCCGGGGGGATGCACCATGCGGCATCTACGCCGTGGCGCGCGGCTCGCTCAATATCTCGGGCACGGCAAGCCTGCAGGAGCAAACCCGCACCGCGCTGCTGACTCTGGTGGAGCCGCCCATGTGGCTGGGCGAGATCGCCCTCTTCGATGGCGAGCCCCGCACCCATGACGCCCATGCCAACACGGCCTGCGCGCTGCTGCAGGTGCCGATTGCCCCGCTGCGCGACTGGCTCGATGTTCATCCTCATCATTGGCGCAGCATGGCGCTGCTGCTGACGGACAAGCTGCGCGCCAGCCTGACGGCGCTGGAGGAGCAAACCGTGTTGCCCGCCCCGCAGCGGCTGATGTGCCGGCTGGTACAAATGGCTCAGGGCCACGACCAGTGGGCCGACCGCCTGCGCACCCACCGCGAACTGGCGGTATCCCAGGAGCAACTGGCACGCATGCTGGGCCTGTCCCGCCAGACCACCAACCAGATCCTGCAGGACTTGCAGCAAGCGGGCTGGCTGCAAGTGCGTCGTGGCAGATTGGAAGTGCTGGACCTTCCCGCCCTGCGCGACGCCGCAGCCTTCGGCCAGACTCGCGCCCCGACAGGCTGA